One window of Acropora palmata chromosome 1, jaAcrPala1.3, whole genome shotgun sequence genomic DNA carries:
- the LOC141875444 gene encoding uncharacterized protein LOC141875444, translated as MFGVPGTRRCDVVVKQPIRGVIELSRVHSKRLIIEGKAGLLLVVVYNCATGIKVSEKKMTPCDGFWYVFVCGTMMVLIIMYFLMETSPQVRRVNKRGAEENDDKSSWEV; from the exons ATGTTCGGGGTGCCCGGAACACGAAGATGTGACGTCGTGGTAAAGCAGCCAATTAGAGGAGTGATCGAGCTGTCACGTGTTCACTCGAAGAGGTTGATCATCGAAGGCAAGGCAGGGTTGCTGTTGGTCGTTGTTTATAACTGTGCCACGG GAATAAAAGTAagcgagaaaaaaatgactCCCTGTGATGGATTTTGGTACGTTTTTGTTTGTGGTACGATGATGGTTTTGATCATAATGTATTTCCTGATGGAGACAAGCCCACAAGTACGAAGGGTGAACAAAAGAGGTGCGGAGGAGAATGACGACAAGTCTTCGTGGGAAG TTTGA